The sequence CGTTGTCGTCGCTGCCGGTGGTCGCGGGGGTCGCACACGGCCTCGTCTTCGGTGTCGTCGTCGGGACGGTGAATGTCCTCGGCTACCTCGCGATCGTGGTGGTGGCCGTGCAGGCGCCGCTGCGGTGGGATTCGGTACGTCGCGCGGCCTGGGTGGTGATCGCCGTGTCGGTGGTGGGAGCTGTGTGGGCGTTGGTATCCGATCGCGCCGCGGGTGGCGCCGATTTCCTGCTGGCCATGTCGGGGTTGATGGCGGTTCTCGTGGTGGTCACGAGTCATCTGGTCGCAGAACGTAAATGACGTCAACGGCCGTCAGCGCAGAGCCCGACCGATCGCGTTGCCTGCCTTGGTGATGAATCCGTCGAGATGCTTGGCTCCCACCGCGCGGGCGCGGTTCACGTCGCCGTTGGCAGCGAGGTCGTCTGCGGCCACATCGGCCGACTCGGTCGCCCCGGTCATGAGGATCTCGGGCGCCTGGAACAGCACCGCTGAACCGATGTCGATGGCCGAGAGGACCGATTCCTGCGCGGATGTCGTCGGAACCGCGATCTGCGGCGGGTTCGGAACGATCGGCGCGTTCAGGGCGTCGAGAATCTTGGCACGCCCTGCGTCGAAGGCTCCGCCGACCGCGGCCGGGCCCGCGCCCGACTGCACGGTGTCGGCGACGTGGAACATTTCGACGGTCGCCACCTCGAGTGCATTCTGCGCGCGGGGCAAGACCAGGTTCAGATCGTTGTCGATGATCCCGGACATCGAGGTCCTCGCCGGCTCGGTGACCGACGCCAGCGCGATACCCGTTGCACGGTCGGCGCTTTGGGTCTCCGCGAGGGCCTGCGTATACACACCCGGAGAGCGGACCAGTGCGATCGGTACCTGGACCACGAAGTCGACGATGTGTGGGCAGATGAGCGCGCAGTACTTGAGCTGATTGTCAGCGAACGCCGCGACGATTGCGCCCGGCGGTGGCGGTGCCACCTGTGCATCGTGACTGATCGCGGTGTCGGGGCGGGTTGCTGTCGCCGCCACCGACGGTGCGCTGACGAGTGCCAGAGCAGTCAATGCCGGGAGCACGACGATCGGTGCGACTCGGACGCGTTGACGCCATCTCATCGGTGCTCCCTCGATTGTCGGCGATCGACCGATTGTCCGATATCGAAGCTGAAAGGGCGCTGAAGGCTGGTGTGCGCGCAGCCCGACCACCGGTTCCGGCCGCAGTTCTCGCTTCCGGCCGCAGATCCAGCCTGAAGCCGGAAGCTGGTCCTGCGGCCAGAATGGCGCGAACCCCGCCGACTAGTCAGAGTTCGCCGAGGAAGTCGAGAATCGCCGCGTTCACGCGTGCCGGCTCCTGCATCTGGACGAAATGTCCCGCACCGGGCACCATCTCGACGTGACGGAGGCCGGGGACGAGCTGGGCCATGGATCCGAGCGGATCGCGGCCCATCATGCCGAGCACCGGATCCCGGTCGCCCGCCACGAACAGCGTCGGTGTGTGGATCGGTGTGTCCGCGAGGTCGGCGTTCTGCTCCCAGACGAGGTCGGCGGCCCGGTACCAGTTCAGCCCACCGGTGAAGCCGGACCGGCTGAATTCGGCTACGTAGTGGTCGAACTCGGCGGCGGAGAACCAGGGCCAGGGCAGTGGTGGAGCGGGTGGGAGAACATCGAGGTAACCGTTGCCGGCCGACGGATGATCCCAACACGTGAGGTAACGGTCGACGTCACTCAACGCCCAGAAGATCCGGCGCAAGAACTCATCGACATTGCTGTCGAGCTCGCGCTCGGCGATGCCGGGCTGCTGGAAGTAGTGCATGTGGAAGAAGTGTTTGTCGGCCAGCATGGTGTTGATATCGCTGGGACGAATGGGCGCTCGCGGTGTCAGGGGGACACTCAGCTGGATGAGGCCCGCGACGCGGTCCGGAAGCCATCGGGCCAGGTCCCAGACCAGATTGGCCCCGAAGTCATGGCCGGCGAACACCGCTTGATCGGCATGCAGCGCATCGAGTAGACCCTCGATGTCGGCGACGGTGGTTGCGCGATCGTATGCACTCGCATCGGTCGGTCGGCTGCTGCGACCGTAACCGCGCATGTCGGGAGCGACGGCATGCCAACCTGCCTCGGCGATGGCCGAGATCTGGTGACGCCACGAGTATCCGAGGCCGGGAAATCCATGACACAGGATGACGGGCGCGCCGCTGCCCTGTTCGGTGATCGCGAGATCGATCCCATTGACGTGGAGAACCCTGGTGGACGATGCGGCGGGCATCGGGTCAGCCTAACGCCCTGTATGCCTCGTGGCCCTGGCGGCGAACTCGTCCAGCGCGTCGGCGACCTCCGTCGCATGCGACCGAGCTCGGCGTCGAACCGGGTGATCGCCGCGCTTGCGTCGGCGGTGAAGGTATGGCAGGCACTTCCCATCACGTGCGGGCAACAACGCCTCAGGTCGCGTCCTCGATCTGAAGGGCCCGTGCGGTCAGATGCATGCGGCCGGTGGTGTACCCGATGCTCAGCGCGATGGCGACCCCACACAGCACGATGGTGATCCATCCCGGCCATTCGTACACCTCGACGAGTTCGAAAGCCTCTTTGATACCGATCAGTGCGGCACCCCCGCCGACGATGAACCAACCCGTGGCCTTGTTCGAGTACGAGACGAACTGCTCTCGCTGCTCGATCGTCAGGCTGGCCATCACCTGTGCTCGCCACGCATCCTGGGCGCGATGAATCAAGATGTAGGCCACCGGCGGTAGTAGCCACCACCACGCCGACACGCGCTCGGAATGGGGGACTGCCAACGATTGGGTCCGGATCGCCGCACGGTCGAGTTGCTCCTCGCTCAACTCCCGCGCACCCTGATACATCGGCCCGGCCACGAGCAGCCACGCTCCGAGAT is a genomic window of Gordonia sp. SID5947 containing:
- a CDS encoding alpha/beta hydrolase; this encodes MPAASSTRVLHVNGIDLAITEQGSGAPVILCHGFPGLGYSWRHQISAIAEAGWHAVAPDMRGYGRSSRPTDASAYDRATTVADIEGLLDALHADQAVFAGHDFGANLVWDLARWLPDRVAGLIQLSVPLTPRAPIRPSDINTMLADKHFFHMHYFQQPGIAERELDSNVDEFLRRIFWALSDVDRYLTCWDHPSAGNGYLDVLPPAPPLPWPWFSAAEFDHYVAEFSRSGFTGGLNWYRAADLVWEQNADLADTPIHTPTLFVAGDRDPVLGMMGRDPLGSMAQLVPGLRHVEMVPGAGHFVQMQEPARVNAAILDFLGEL